A region from the Takifugu rubripes chromosome 22, fTakRub1.2, whole genome shotgun sequence genome encodes:
- the map6d1 gene encoding microtubule-associated protein 6 homolog, producing the protein MAWPCISRVCCLARFWNQLDKSDLSVPLTIQNYSEIADQEVRSVTKQVPTLDADLRGSPRAQIDGPGTRGSSRARKEPSYKPREDYHPPEVPFPSVTQYKQDFKPWPIPRKENFPWISNGGGSRADSAPDSAQSGSQSRAQAGEERARLGQRWGGQEVVEERRTSSYRQEYRPWTGVRPAKSTRRNPPGQYSSPGTQASRAPCETSYQAAYSGEAQRPVALHEGENAIPTASDNIQPIPAEALQASLSSSGPQLSVGGSTKGEEHLVRTKLPPNPSAVFQSGPRVLDI; encoded by the exons ATGGCTTGGCCGTGCATCAGCAGAGTGTGCTGCCTCGCTCGCTTCTGGAACCAGCTCGACAAGTCGGACCTGTCGGTCCCGCTCACCATCCAGAACTACTCGGAAATCGCCGATCAGGAGGTCCGGTCCGTCACCAAGCAGGTTCCCACGCTCGACGCGGACCTGCGTGGCTCCCCACGGGCGCAGATAGATGGCCCGGGCACCCGGGGGTCTTCCAGGGCGCGTAAAGAGCCCAGTTACAAGCCCCGGGAGGACTACCATCCTCCAGAAGTGCCTTTCCCAAGCGTCACCCAGTACAAGCAGGATTTCAAACCTTGGCCCATCCCCAGGAAGGAGAATTTCCCCTGGATTAGTAACGGGGGCGGCAGCAGGGCGGACAGTGCTCCTGACAGCGCGCAGAGCGGCTCCCAGAGCCGGGCACAGGCCGGCGAGGAGCGGGCCAGGCTGGGgcaaaggtggggggggcaggaggtggtggaggagaggagaaccagCTCCTACAG acaagAGTACAGGCCGTGGACGGGGGTGAGACCGGCCAAAAGCACGAGGAGAAACCCCCCAGGTCAGTATTCCAGCCCAGGGACACAGGCCAGCCGCGCCCCATGTGAGACCAGCTACCAGGCCGCCTACAGCGGCGAGGCCCAAAGACCCGTGGCGCTCCACGAGGGGGAGAACGCCATCCCGACTGCCAGCGACAACATCCAGCCCATCCCAGCTGAGGCCCTGCAGGCCTCGCTGAGCTCCTCGGGCCCCCAGCTGAGCGTGGGAGGGAGCACCAAAGGAGAG GAACACCTGGTGAGGACCAAGCTCCCCCCGAACCCCTCCGCCGTCTTTCAGAGCGGCCCGAGGGTCCTCGACATCTGA